In Marivirga salinae, a single window of DNA contains:
- a CDS encoding FAD-binding oxidoreductase yields the protein MAYTVKITNVLSLTHNVKQIKTEKPKDYKFTPGQATEVAINKKGWTEEKRPFTFTSLPEDNHLEFVIKTYHDHEGVTHEIDSLVEGDELIIDDAWGAIEYKGTGTFIAGGAGVTPFIAIFRNLEKKNEVGENKLIFSNKRGDDVILESYFNDILGDNFISTLTHQNIEGHENEMVDMEFLNKHLEDFTQHFYVCGPDAMVKDVSKQLEMLGASPKGITFEK from the coding sequence ATGGCATATACCGTAAAAATCACCAATGTGCTTTCCTTAACGCACAATGTAAAACAGATTAAAACCGAAAAACCAAAAGATTATAAATTTACACCAGGTCAAGCCACAGAAGTAGCCATTAATAAAAAAGGATGGACAGAAGAAAAAAGGCCTTTTACTTTCACCTCTCTCCCTGAAGATAATCATCTAGAATTTGTTATTAAAACCTATCACGATCATGAAGGGGTAACTCATGAAATAGATAGCCTTGTAGAAGGAGATGAATTGATCATTGATGATGCTTGGGGTGCTATTGAATATAAAGGAACTGGGACTTTCATTGCTGGTGGAGCAGGAGTTACTCCATTTATCGCTATTTTCAGAAATCTTGAGAAGAAGAATGAAGTTGGTGAAAATAAACTAATTTTTTCCAATAAAAGAGGAGATGATGTTATTTTGGAATCCTATTTTAATGATATTCTAGGAGATAATTTTATTTCTACATTGACTCATCAAAATATTGAAGGGCATGAAAATGAAATGGTAGACATGGAATTTTTGAATAAGCATTTGGAGGATTTTACACAACATTTTTATGTATGTGGGCCTGATGCCATGGTGAAAGATGTTAGCAAACAATTAGAAATGTTGGGAGCTAGTCCAAAAGGTATAACTTTTGAAAAATAG
- the kynU gene encoding kynureninase: MAENYQNTLEYAQKMDQEDPLKKYRDEFHIPVIDGQQVIYYTGNSLGLQPKRTRSFIEKEMKDWELFGVEGHFNKKKENIWYKYHEYGKEAIAEIVGAKPIEVVPMNNLTVNLHLLLVSFYRPTAKKFKIIVEKGAFPSDQYVFETQLDFHANHGGQKLFDPAEALVEIAPREGEDTLRTEDIISTIEEHQNELCLVMMGGLQYYTGQFFDLESITKAAHKVGAYAGFDLAHAAGNIELKLHDWDVDFASWCTYKYLNSGPGNVSGIYVHERFANEKDLPRFAGWWGHDEAERFKMKKGFIPMEGADGWQLSNTNVLGHAAHYASLEIFKEVGMKALRKKSVLLTGYLEFLINEFNKEEKIFEILTPKEPENRGCQLSLYLLKYGKPLFDELMKRGVLGDWREPDVIRLAPVPLYNTFEEQYRFIEKLREAVKAVK; the protein is encoded by the coding sequence ATGGCAGAGAATTATCAGAATACTTTAGAATACGCACAAAAAATGGATCAAGAAGATCCGTTAAAAAAATATAGAGATGAATTTCATATTCCGGTTATTGATGGTCAGCAAGTGATTTACTATACGGGGAATTCATTAGGGCTTCAACCTAAAAGAACTCGCTCTTTTATTGAAAAGGAAATGAAAGACTGGGAGCTTTTCGGTGTGGAAGGCCATTTTAATAAGAAGAAAGAAAATATCTGGTATAAATATCATGAATATGGAAAAGAAGCTATTGCAGAAATAGTGGGAGCAAAGCCTATTGAAGTGGTGCCAATGAATAATTTAACGGTCAATCTTCATTTACTCTTAGTTTCTTTTTATCGACCCACAGCTAAAAAATTCAAAATAATAGTTGAAAAAGGAGCTTTTCCATCTGATCAATATGTATTTGAAACACAATTAGATTTTCATGCAAATCATGGCGGGCAAAAATTATTTGACCCTGCAGAAGCTTTAGTAGAAATTGCTCCTAGAGAAGGAGAAGACACATTAAGAACTGAAGACATAATTTCCACTATTGAGGAACATCAAAATGAACTGTGCTTAGTGATGATGGGTGGATTGCAATATTATACTGGTCAATTCTTTGATTTAGAAAGTATCACAAAAGCAGCTCATAAAGTAGGAGCTTATGCCGGTTTTGACTTGGCACATGCAGCAGGAAATATTGAATTGAAACTCCATGATTGGGATGTAGATTTTGCTTCTTGGTGTACATACAAATATTTAAACTCTGGCCCTGGAAATGTCTCTGGGATTTATGTGCATGAAAGATTTGCCAATGAAAAGGATTTACCTCGTTTTGCAGGCTGGTGGGGACATGATGAGGCCGAGCGTTTCAAAATGAAAAAGGGGTTTATCCCTATGGAAGGTGCAGACGGATGGCAATTGAGCAACACTAATGTTTTAGGACACGCAGCTCATTATGCCTCTTTAGAAATTTTCAAAGAAGTGGGCATGAAGGCCTTGAGGAAGAAAAGTGTACTTTTAACAGGTTATCTTGAATTTTTAATCAATGAATTCAATAAAGAAGAAAAGATATTTGAAATTCTTACTCCAAAAGAGCCTGAAAACAGAGGTTGTCAATTATCCTTATATTTATTGAAATATGGGAAACCTTTATTTGATGAGTTAATGAAAAGAGGGGTTTTGGGAGATTGGCGCGAACCGGATGTAATTCGTTTAGCTCCAGTCCCATTGTATAATACTTTTGAAGAACAATACCGATTTATAGAAAAGCTAAGAGAAGCTGTAAAAGCTGTAAAATAA
- a CDS encoding (4Fe-4S)-binding protein, whose amino-acid sequence MNVKPTKKTYDSDELVVEWQPSLCIHSEKCWRGLPEVFRTDERPWVNIEGAEDKRIMEQLEACPSGAISGYWKNQKQDNKTESSSTQVEVSKNGPLMVKGKIEIKHSNGKTESKDKTTAFCRCGASGNKPFCDGTHNKIGFAG is encoded by the coding sequence ATGAATGTAAAACCTACTAAAAAAACTTATGATTCAGATGAATTGGTAGTAGAATGGCAACCTTCTCTATGTATTCATAGCGAAAAATGCTGGAGAGGTCTCCCAGAGGTATTTAGAACAGACGAAAGACCGTGGGTGAATATAGAAGGTGCAGAGGACAAAAGAATTATGGAACAGTTGGAAGCCTGTCCATCTGGTGCGATTTCAGGATATTGGAAAAATCAAAAGCAAGATAATAAGACCGAGTCTTCTTCTACCCAAGTTGAAGTCAGCAAAAATGGCCCTTTGATGGTGAAAGGGAAAATTGAAATAAAACATTCCAATGGGAAAACGGAAAGTAAGGACAAAACAACCGCTTTTTGCCGATGTGGCGCTTCGGGAAATAAACCATTTTGCGATGGAACTCACAATAAAATTGGATTTGCAGGATAG
- a CDS encoding FAD-dependent oxidoreductase, whose translation MKKEIKHIGVMGAGLVGALLSIYLRKRGYKVSLYEKRDDMRKSSSDSGRSINLALSKRGIKALEDIGVIEEVKKIMLPMEGRMMHSKDGELTFQPYGKEGQFINSVSRGNLNKILLEKAEASGVEIKFEHTCKSVDLEGTSVTFKTPETEKTMQFDLLFGSDGAYSQMRQAMLKTDRFNYEQYYIPHGYKELSIPPTEDGDFAIAPNALHIWPRGQYMLIALPNLDKSFTCTLFFPFEGQPSFESLQTPQQVLQFFKNTFPDSLPHLKNIQDEYFQNPTSSLVTVKCEPWVKNNCVLIGDAAHAIVPFYGQGMNAGFEDCYELNLLLDKHSDDWENTLAEYQEVRKKDGDAIADLALHNFVEMRDLVADDKFLVQKKIEAKLHEKFPDKWIPLYSMVTFSDLRYSEAFEIGKKQQVIMDEVMQKPDILENWENIDLEKIVDKL comes from the coding sequence TTGAAGAAAGAAATTAAACATATCGGAGTTATGGGTGCAGGTTTAGTGGGTGCACTTTTGAGTATTTATCTAAGAAAAAGAGGCTATAAAGTCAGCCTTTATGAGAAACGTGACGATATGAGAAAATCTTCTTCAGATTCGGGTCGTTCAATTAATTTGGCTTTAAGTAAAAGGGGAATTAAAGCATTGGAAGACATTGGCGTAATTGAGGAAGTAAAAAAGATTATGCTCCCAATGGAAGGCCGAATGATGCATAGCAAAGATGGCGAACTTACTTTTCAACCTTATGGAAAGGAAGGACAGTTTATTAATTCTGTTTCGAGAGGAAATTTGAATAAGATTTTATTGGAAAAAGCTGAAGCTTCAGGAGTTGAGATCAAATTCGAACATACTTGCAAATCTGTTGATTTAGAAGGTACTAGTGTGACTTTTAAAACTCCAGAGACAGAAAAAACCATGCAATTTGACTTGCTCTTTGGTTCGGATGGAGCCTATTCACAGATGCGTCAGGCAATGTTGAAAACGGATAGATTTAATTATGAGCAATATTATATTCCACATGGTTATAAAGAACTTTCAATTCCGCCTACTGAGGATGGTGATTTTGCTATAGCGCCTAATGCATTACATATTTGGCCAAGAGGGCAATATATGTTGATAGCTTTACCGAATTTAGATAAAAGCTTTACCTGTACTTTGTTTTTTCCTTTTGAAGGGCAACCATCCTTCGAAAGTTTACAGACTCCGCAACAAGTATTACAATTTTTTAAAAATACATTTCCTGATAGTTTGCCTCATTTGAAGAATATTCAAGATGAATATTTTCAAAATCCGACTTCTTCTTTAGTGACCGTAAAATGTGAGCCTTGGGTTAAAAATAATTGCGTTTTAATAGGTGATGCGGCACATGCCATAGTTCCCTTTTATGGTCAAGGAATGAATGCGGGCTTTGAAGACTGCTACGAACTCAATTTATTATTAGATAAACATTCTGACGATTGGGAAAATACATTGGCTGAATATCAAGAAGTGCGAAAAAAGGATGGAGATGCTATTGCGGATTTAGCTTTACATAACTTTGTTGAAATGCGAGATTTAGTGGCAGATGATAAATTCCTGGTTCAAAAGAAGATTGAAGCTAAACTGCATGAAAAATTCCCAGATAAATGGATTCCACTTTATTCTATGGTTACTTTTAGTGATTTACGCTATTCCGAAGCTTTTGAAATTGGAAAAAAACAACAAGTCATAATGGATGAAGTTATGCAGAAACCTGATATTTTAGAAAATTGGGAAAACATTGATTTAGAGAAGATTGTGGATAAATTGTAA
- a CDS encoding energy transducer TonB produces the protein MEHFKNATRELYAKRPLFFNFGLVLAISLCFIAFEFKVFIDEGDKVDFSEEEITFHLNEDVIPTTHPPKPKPKKLPEPKGDINIVEVEELSKPEEKTKEIDINKELESLGNEFKIPEEKVDDNNIYNPELLEVRPQFNGGLEAFYKYIGEAIEYPTYEQRRNIEGKVYLSFVIEKDGSLSQVKILKGVSEGIDKEAVRVIENAPKWEAGRQRGQAVRVSMNIPISFQLR, from the coding sequence ATGGAACATTTCAAAAATGCAACTCGAGAATTGTATGCTAAGCGTCCACTTTTTTTTAATTTTGGATTAGTCTTAGCAATTAGTCTTTGTTTTATTGCCTTTGAATTTAAGGTCTTTATCGATGAAGGAGATAAAGTAGATTTTTCAGAGGAGGAAATAACTTTTCATCTTAATGAAGATGTAATACCTACCACTCATCCACCAAAACCTAAGCCTAAAAAATTACCAGAACCAAAGGGTGATATCAACATAGTTGAGGTGGAGGAACTTTCTAAACCAGAAGAGAAAACGAAAGAAATTGATATCAATAAAGAGCTTGAATCACTTGGTAATGAATTCAAAATTCCTGAGGAAAAGGTTGATGATAATAATATTTATAATCCTGAATTATTAGAAGTTAGACCTCAATTTAATGGAGGCTTAGAAGCTTTTTATAAATATATTGGGGAGGCAATTGAATATCCTACTTACGAGCAAAGAAGAAATATAGAAGGCAAGGTATATTTATCTTTTGTAATAGAGAAAGATGGTTCTTTATCACAAGTGAAAATTCTAAAAGGTGTTTCTGAAGGCATTGATAAAGAAGCGGTTAGAGTTATCGAAAATGCTCCAAAATGGGAAGCCGGAAGACAGAGAGGACAAGCCGTGAGAGTGAGTATGAATATTCCTATTTCCTTTCAATTGAGGTAA
- a CDS encoding methylated-DNA--[protein]-cysteine S-methyltransferase, with the protein MIDIPFGRTISYGKLAAQMGDVKKIRAVANAVSKNPIPIVIPCHRVVGMHGNLTGYIGGLPNKKFLIELESNRQLGLF; encoded by the coding sequence TTGATTGATATTCCATTCGGAAGAACAATAAGCTATGGTAAATTAGCGGCTCAAATGGGAGATGTTAAAAAAATTAGAGCAGTCGCTAATGCAGTGAGTAAAAATCCAATTCCAATCGTGATTCCTTGCCATAGAGTGGTGGGCATGCACGGGAATTTAACAGGCTACATTGGAGGATTGCCAAACAAAAAATTTCTAATTGAATTAGAATCTAATAGGCAATTAGGATTATTTTAA
- a CDS encoding Crp/Fnr family transcriptional regulator, producing MSKKVKNIPCDLCLSRRKSMFNEIPNDALCALSEHKSTLAHNKGQVLFLEGTQPMGLFCISEGKVKIFKTDDSGREQIVRLAQEGDFLGYRALLSGENYNSSATILENAKVCFIPKSSFTELISKDHNFQNKLMQAVCHDLGVMEQKMADMANKTVRQRLATTLLMLKSSYGVDGDQKTEINIALTREDLAKIVGTATETLIRLLSDFKKDGLIDLNGKKISVLDDRALAKEIDLFA from the coding sequence ATGTCTAAAAAAGTAAAAAATATTCCTTGTGATTTATGCCTAAGTAGGCGTAAATCCATGTTCAATGAAATTCCAAATGATGCTCTTTGTGCATTAAGTGAACATAAAAGTACTTTGGCGCATAATAAAGGTCAGGTGCTTTTTCTTGAAGGAACCCAACCTATGGGTTTGTTTTGCATTAGCGAAGGGAAAGTGAAAATTTTTAAAACAGATGATTCCGGGAGAGAGCAGATTGTACGCTTGGCTCAGGAAGGAGATTTTTTAGGCTATAGAGCTCTACTTTCAGGAGAAAACTATAATTCTTCTGCTACTATATTAGAAAATGCAAAAGTTTGTTTTATCCCTAAAAGCAGCTTTACTGAGCTAATTTCAAAAGACCACAATTTTCAGAATAAACTTATGCAGGCTGTTTGCCATGATTTAGGCGTTATGGAACAAAAAATGGCCGATATGGCTAATAAAACTGTAAGACAACGTCTAGCTACTACATTATTAATGTTAAAAAGCTCTTACGGTGTAGATGGAGATCAAAAAACTGAAATTAATATTGCACTTACAAGAGAAGATTTAGCCAAAATTGTGGGTACAGCTACTGAAACCCTTATTCGTTTGTTGTCCGATTTCAAGAAAGATGGATTAATTGATCTTAACGGCAAAAAAATAAGCGTCTTGGATGATAGAGCCTTAGCAAAAGAAATCGATCTATTCGCTTAA
- the rlmN gene encoding 23S rRNA (adenine(2503)-C(2))-methyltransferase RlmN, with product MQEKAVHIQKEVIEVNLSKKDIRKMSIDAIAEDLTASGEKAFRAKQIYEWLWMKSAASFEEMTNLSKNLREWLDQNYCINRITIADKQLSSDRTIKVAFRLHDGNEVEGVLIPTENRMTACVSSQVGCSLSCKFCATGYLKRMRNLEAAEIYDQVVMIKELAETHYDMPLSNIVYMGMGEPLLNYKNMMESIEHITSEKGLFMSPKRITVSTAGISKMIKKLADDDAKFNLALSLHAANDEKRSQIMSINDSNNLPVLREALEYYHSKTKNRVTFEYCVFNNFNDSLEDAKELWQFTKYVPAKVNLIEYNPIDQADFTNTDEDKLDKFAAFLEDRGVIVNVRRSRGKDIDAACGQLANKH from the coding sequence ATGCAAGAGAAAGCAGTCCATATTCAGAAAGAAGTAATAGAGGTAAATCTAAGCAAAAAGGATATTCGAAAAATGTCCATTGATGCTATTGCAGAAGATTTAACCGCATCAGGCGAGAAAGCTTTTAGAGCCAAACAGATTTATGAATGGCTTTGGATGAAATCAGCTGCTTCATTTGAGGAAATGACCAATCTTTCCAAAAATTTAAGGGAATGGCTGGATCAAAACTATTGTATTAATAGAATTACAATTGCCGATAAGCAATTAAGTTCAGACAGAACCATCAAAGTCGCTTTCCGATTGCATGATGGCAATGAAGTAGAAGGAGTGTTAATTCCTACCGAAAACAGAATGACGGCTTGTGTGTCCTCCCAAGTAGGCTGTTCATTAAGTTGTAAATTTTGTGCTACAGGTTATTTGAAGAGAATGCGTAATCTTGAAGCAGCTGAAATTTATGATCAGGTGGTGATGATTAAAGAATTGGCAGAAACGCATTACGATATGCCACTTTCCAACATTGTTTATATGGGCATGGGCGAACCGCTTTTGAATTATAAAAACATGATGGAGTCCATAGAACATATCACTTCCGAAAAAGGATTGTTCATGTCTCCTAAAAGAATTACCGTTTCCACAGCTGGTATTTCCAAAATGATAAAGAAATTAGCGGATGATGATGCTAAATTCAATCTAGCACTTTCTCTTCATGCCGCAAATGATGAGAAAAGAAGCCAAATCATGTCTATTAATGACAGCAATAACTTGCCAGTGCTCAGAGAGGCTTTAGAATATTACCACTCTAAAACCAAAAACAGAGTGACCTTTGAATATTGCGTTTTCAATAATTTTAATGATAGTCTGGAAGATGCAAAAGAACTATGGCAATTCACTAAATATGTTCCAGCCAAAGTTAATTTAATTGAATATAATCCAATTGATCAAGCTGATTTTACCAATACGGATGAAGATAAGCTCGATAAATTTGCTGCATTCCTTGAAGATAGAGGTGTAATTGTGAATGTGAGAAGAAGCCGAGGAAAAGATATAGATGCTGCTTGTGGGCAATTGGCAAATAAGCATTAA
- a CDS encoding SDR family NAD(P)-dependent oxidoreductase, whose amino-acid sequence MKNILVSGADGNLGSAVVNKLKSEGNKIFGLFGDKENAKNSEDDFQKLSIDLTNPKAASDAVEKASSAFGEINGAVLTVGGYAGGGIKDVTIDDIHFQIKLNFDTAFNLVKPLMEKMPKGSQIFLIGAKPVLSANDLKNVVSYGLAKQLVFSLADIINADYSEHQISAHVIVPSIIDTPPNREAMSDMDFSDWVKPEQIADSILHYLKHPELREGVIKAFGKI is encoded by the coding sequence ATGAAGAATATACTAGTAAGCGGAGCAGATGGAAATTTAGGAAGTGCGGTTGTCAATAAATTAAAATCGGAAGGCAATAAAATTTTTGGTCTATTCGGGGATAAAGAAAATGCAAAAAATTCAGAAGATGATTTTCAAAAGCTTTCAATTGATTTGACTAATCCAAAAGCTGCCTCGGATGCAGTTGAAAAAGCAAGTAGTGCATTTGGGGAAATCAATGGAGCTGTACTAACTGTTGGCGGTTATGCTGGTGGTGGAATAAAAGATGTGACTATTGATGACATCCATTTCCAAATCAAATTGAATTTTGATACTGCTTTTAATTTAGTGAAGCCACTAATGGAAAAAATGCCGAAGGGTAGTCAAATATTTCTGATTGGTGCAAAACCTGTTTTATCAGCAAATGATTTGAAGAATGTAGTATCCTATGGATTGGCTAAACAATTGGTTTTTAGTCTTGCCGACATCATTAATGCGGATTATTCAGAACATCAAATTAGCGCTCATGTTATAGTGCCTAGTATAATTGATACACCACCTAATAGGGAAGCAATGTCAGATATGGATTTCAGTGACTGGGTAAAACCAGAGCAAATCGCAGATTCTATTTTGCATTACTTAAAGCATCCTGAATTAAGAGAAGGGGTGATTAAAGCCTTTGGCAAAATTTAA